In Musa acuminata AAA Group cultivar baxijiao chromosome BXJ2-8, Cavendish_Baxijiao_AAA, whole genome shotgun sequence, one genomic interval encodes:
- the LOC103994412 gene encoding uncharacterized protein LOC103994412 produces the protein MMHRIQHDKAHGKPATNKFDPALLQRMLLGMPKHIVSPFLLKLLLPSSFASRSAASPPSIKMKNGAATLLKHIATVLAATVKSKSMALKNKAIATRTRLTVFRLLRSKKVLLSAVSNNIQSLLGQQIGGGTGGRAIALFDAANAEVFSSPHRTESVESAEDDNYDDLMHSFFDDHDEEEDEDDDSKGNGSEISLEDDVDHAADVFIRRFHRQMRLEKKESLKMYREMPEFSF, from the coding sequence ATGATGCATCGAATCCAACATGACAAGGCCCATGGCAAACCAGCAACCAACAAGTTTGATCCAGCTCTCTTGCAACGAATGCTCCTCGGAATGCCAAAGCACATCGTCTCTCCATTTCTCCTGAAGCTGCTACTTCCATCTTCTTTTGCTTCTCGGAGCGCAGCCAGTCCTCCTTCCATCAAGATGAAGAACGGGGCTGCCACTCTCCTTAAGCACATAGCCACCGTGCTCGCAGCGACCGTGAAAAGCAAGTCCATGGCGCTTAAGAACAAAGCTATCGCCACGAGAACCAGACTCACCGTCTTCAGGCTGCTTCGGAGCAAGAAGGTGCTGCTGAGTGCAGTGTCGAACAACATCCAGTCGCTGCTGGGCCAGCAGATCGGTGGAGGTACCGGTGGCCGTGCGATTGCGCTGTTTGATGCAGCAAACGCAGAGGTGTTCTCGAGTCCTCATCGCACTGAATCGGTGGAGTCTGCCGAAGACGATAATTATGATGACTTGATGCACTCTTTCTTCGATGATcatgatgaggaggaggatgaaGATGATGACTCCAAAGGGAATGGCTCAGAGATCAGCCTCGAGGATGATGTTGACCACGCTGCTGATGTGTTCATCAGGAGGTTCCATCGGCAGATGAGGTTGGAGAAGAAGGAGTCACTCAAGATGTATCGAGAGATGCCGGAGTTTAGCTTTTAG
- the LOC103994181 gene encoding retinoblastoma-related protein — protein MEDMKPSIASLADDDGTMEARFADLCKSKLSLDESTLRQAMVLFRESRHVLVANMSAIGSGLPEEIERLWSAFILYCVTKLSKARSKQEKEENSVSLCQILRAFKLNVVEFFKEMPQFCLKAGYILSGLYGSEWEKKLELKELQANIVHLSLLSRYYKRAYEELFLQNDAKCSQDSAVSCAKDYDSDYHRFGWLLFLALRIHAFSRFKDLVTCTNGLVSILAVLILHVPVRFRKFVVQDSPIFAKKSAKGVNLLASLCDKYDASEDELRRVMEMVNSLIVNILKKNPCSLLDGKKENLAHIDTDGLTYFEDLMEEKSLQSSIVILEKDYDDAILKGELDERMFVNDDDSLLGSGSLSGGAVNICGTKRKYDAITSPAKSITSPMSPPCSPGSPLKGGLIGIFKIAPATPVSTAMTTAKWLRSIISPLPSRPSSELLRFLSSCDRDVTSDVIQRASIILGAIFPCTSFGERCVSVSMQNAARMDSIWAEQRKSEALKLYYRVLEAMCRAESQILNGNNLTSLLSNERFHRCMLACSAELVLTTHKTVTLMFPAVLERTGITAFDLSKVIESFVRHEETLPRELKRHLNSLEERLLESMAWEKGSSMYNTLIVARPTLSAEINHLGLLAEPMPSLDAIAGSYNVSAAGLPLPFQKQEHSPDQNGDTISPKKACNDYRNVLVERNFLASPVKDRAFNSPKSKLPPLQSAFASPTRPSPTGGGETCAETGTNIFFNKIVKLAAIRIKSLSERLQLSQQILERVYCLIQQILTHRTALFFNRHIDQLILCSFYGVAKISQLSLTFKEIIYNYRKQPQCKPQVFRSVFVHWPSTSRNGKTGEEHVDIITFYNEVFIPSVKPLLVELGPGGVNNRSNRSPEDKISSDCQIPGSPRIPPFPNLPDMSPKKVSAVHNVYVSPLRSTKMDTLLSPSSKSYYACVGESTHAYQSPSKDLSAINNRLNGGRKVSGRLNFDVVSDFVVAGTLQDGNSASSSTAAPTTSVVAKAEQPEP, from the exons ATGGAGGACATGAAGCCATCGATTGCTTCACTCGCAGATGACGACGGCACTATGGAAGCTCGGTTTGCTGATCTCTGCAAG AGCAAGCTGAGTCTCGATGAGAGCACGTTGAGGCAGGCAATGGTTTTATTCAGGGAAAGTAGGCACGTTCTCgtggcaaatatgtcggcaattgGAAGTGGATTG CCTGAGGAGATCGAGAGGTTATGGTCTGCATTCATTCTGTACTGTGTCACAAAGCTGAGCAAGGCGAGATCTAAGCAAGAGAAGGAAGAAAATAGTGTTTCGCTCTGTCAGATATTGAGAGCATTTAAGCTGAA TGTTGTGGAGTTCTTTAAAGAAATGCCACAGTTTTGTCTCAAGGCTGGTTACATTCTAAGTGGTTTATATGGTTCGGAATGGGAGAAAAAGCTTGAG CTAAAGGAGTTACAAGCAAACATCGTTCACTTGAGTCTTCTAAGCAG GTACTATAAACGGGCATACGAGGAACTGTTCTTGCAAAATGATGCAAAATGCAGTCAGGATTCAGCAGTGTCTTGTGCTAAGGATTATGATTCTGACTACCATCGATTTGGATGGTTGTTATTTCTAGCTCTCCGCATCCATGCATTCAGTCGCTTCAAGGATCTAGTGACTTGTACTAATGGATTAGTTTCCATACTG GCTGTACTTATCCTTCATGTTCCTGTCCGCTTTAGGAAATTCGTTGTTCAAGATTCCCCAATTTTTG CTAAAAAATCAGCCAAGGGCGTCAACCTTCTAGCTTCTCTCTGTGACAAATATGATGCGTCGGAGGACGAATTAAGAAGAGTGATGGAAATGGTAAATAGCTTGATAGTGAATATTTTGAAGAAAAATCCATGCTCACTTTTGGATGGCAAAAAGGAAAATCTAGCTCACATTGACACAG ATGGTCTGACATATTTTGAAGATCTCATGGAGGAAAAATCATTACAGTCAAGTATAGTTATCTTGGAGAAAGATTATGATGATGCAATtcttaaaggtgaactagatgagCGTATGTTTGTTAACGATGATGACAGTCTTCTTGGCAGTGGAAGTTTGTCTGGAGGTGCTGTTAACATTTGTGGAACAAAG CGGAAGTATGATGCGATAACTTCCCCAGCAAAGTCTATCACAAGTCCAATGTCTCCACCATGTTCTCCTGGATCACCATTAAAAGGAGGTCTTATTGGGATCTTTAAGATAGCTCCCGCTACACCAGTTAGCACTGCAATGACAACTGCAAAATGGCTTCGAAGCATTATATCTCCTCTTCCTTCAAGGCCTTCATCAGAGCTTCTCCGATTCCTTTCATCTTGTGACAGAGATGTAACCAGTGATGTCATTCAAAGGGCCAGCATAATACTTGGAGCCATTTTTCCATGCACCTCTTTTGGGGAGCGGTGTGTTTCGGTAAGTATGCAAAATGCTGCTCGGATGGATAGTATTTGGGCTGAGCAGAGAAAGTCAGAGGCACTTAAGTTATACTACAGGGTTTTGGAGGCAATGTGTAGAGCAGAGTCTCAGATACTGAATGGAAATAACCTTACTTCTTTGTTATCAAATGAACGGTTTCATCGCTGCATGCTTGCTTGTTCAGCTGAACTGGTTTTGACTACACATAAAACAGTTACTTTGATGTTTCCTGCTGTTCTCGAGAGAACTGGCATAACTGCTTTCGATTTGAGCAAGGTCATAGAAAGTTTTGTTCGTCATGAAGAAACTCTTCCACGTGAGTTAAAAAGACATTTAAATTCATTGGAAGAGAGGCTATTAGAAAGCATGGCATGGGAAAAAGGTTCATCAATGTACAATACCTTGATAGTAGCAAGACCAACTCTCTCTGCAGAAATAAATCATTTAGGACTGTTAGCAGAACCAATGCCCTCTCTTGATGCTATTGCTGGAAGCTATAATGTTTCTGCTGCAGGCTTGCctctgccttttcaaaagcaggaACATTCACCAG ATCAAAATGGAGATACCATATCTCCTAAGAAAGCATGCAATGACTATCGAAATGTGTTAGTGGAGCGCAATTTCCTAGCATCACCAGTTAAGGATCGTGCATTTAACAGTCCTAAATCTAAATTACCTCCTCTTCAGTCTGCTTTTGCCAG TCCTACCAGGCCTAGTCCCACAGGAGGAGGGGAAACTTGTGCTGAAACAGGAACCAACATTTTCTTTAATAAG ATTGTGAAACTGGCAGCTATCAGAATCAAAAGCTTGAGCGAAAGACTTCAGCTATCTCAGCAAATATTGGAGCGTGTGTATTGTCTCATTCAACAGATTCTCACTCATAGAACTGCTCTTTTTTTCAATCGACATATCGATCAGTTAATCCTTTGTAGCTTTTATGGGGTTGCTAAG ATTTCTCAACTCAGCCTAACATTCAAGGAGATCATTTATAACTACAGAAAGCAACCTCAATGTAAACCTCAAGTTTTTCGCAGTGTTTTTGTTCACTGGCCATCGACAAGCCGAAATGGA AAAACAGGAGAGGAGCATGTTGATATCATTACCTTTTACAATGAGGTATTCATTCCCTCGGTTAAGCCCTTATTGGTGGAATTAGGACCTGGTGGTGTGAATAATAGAAGTAACCGATCTCCTGAAGACAAGATTAGTTCTGACT GCCAAATTCCAGGATCACCTAGGATACCGCCATTTCCAAATCTTCCAGACATGTCTCCAAAGAAAGTTTCTGCTGTTCATAATGTTTATGTTTCTCCTCTGCGATCAACAAAG ATGGATACATTGCTTTCACCAAGCTCCAAGAGTTACTATGCATGTGTTGGTGAAAGCACTCATGCTTATCAGAGCCCCTCAAAAGATCTGTCAGCCATCAATAACCGTCTAAATGG TGGAAGGAAGGTCAGTGGCAGGCTTAATTTTGATGTGGTGAGTGATTTTGTCGTAGCTGGTACTCTCCAGGATGGCAATTCTGCCTCTTCAAGCACTGCTGCTCCTACCACAAGTGTTGTTGCAAAAGCTGAGCAACCTGAACCCTAA
- the LOC135618496 gene encoding uncharacterized protein LOC135618496, with protein MEAEQIKTPVCGGDDNVINSEKEKTKTALMRAFVERRDPDAKEVDNLTLRRFLRARDLDIEKASAMFLKYLKWKKTAVPNGFVSETDIQNELAQTKVFMQGRDKAGRPIGVVFGAKHFYSTREMDEFKRFVVYVLDKLCASMPGGQEKFVGIVDLQGWGYSNCDIRGYIAALDIMQNYYPERLGKAYMVHVPYLFMKAWKIIYPFIDNNTRKKIVFLENKNLKATLMKDIEESQIPQTYGGELPLIPIEKSTM; from the exons ATGGAGGCTGAGCAGATTAAGACTCCAGTCTGTGGTGGCGACGACAACGTCATTAACAGTGAGAAGGAGAAGACAAAGACGGCGCTGATGAGGGCCTTCGTCGAGCGTCGAGATCCAGATGCCAAG GAGGTAGACAACCTGACGCTCAGAAGGTTCTTGCGCGCACGCGATCTGGACATCGAGAAGGCCTCTGCCATGTTCTTGAAGTATCTCAAGTGGAAGAAGACCGCTGTGCCGAATGGTTTCGTCTCAGAGACAGATATCCAGAATGAGCTCGCTCAGACGAAGGTTTTCATGCAAGGGCGTGACAAGGCAGGCCGCCCGATAGGGGTCGTCTTCGGTGCAAAACATTTCTACTCCACGCGAGAGATGGACGAATTCAAAC GTTTCGTGGTTTACGTCCTTGACAAACTGTGCGCCAG TATGCCCGGTGGTCAAGAGAAGTTCGTCGGCATCGTGGATCTGCAAGGATGGGGTTACTCCAATTGCGACATCAGGGGATACATCGCAGCTCTTGATATCATGCAG AACTACTATCCAGAGAGGCTAGGCAAGGCTTATATGGTCCACGTACCGTATCTTTTCATGAAGGCGTGGAAGATCATATACCCATTCATCGACAACAACACCAGGAAAAAG ATTGTGTTCTTGGAGAACAAGAACCTGAAAGCTACTCTGATGAAGGACATCGAGGAGAGCCAGATTCCACAGACGTACGGCGGAGAACTGCCTCTGATTCCCATCGAGAAGTCAACGATGTAG